The following proteins are encoded in a genomic region of Arthrobacter jiangjiafuii:
- a CDS encoding alpha/beta hydrolase family protein yields MRKHVSIVAVAVGLLGSSLAAAPAALAAPAPAAAPTPASRTDVVVTSFDGTPIHTNFFPATGLAAGQQAPTVMVGPGFGVPGGRIPTSTTSTLIGSIGIAPLRNAGYNVVTWDPRGFGLSGGEAYVNNPAYEGRDGEALIDFIAAQPEARLDAPGDPVLGMAGASYGGGIQFVLAAQDQRVDAITPTIAWNDLTSSLYKAGSFKTGWGALLCAEGTALGQLGSLVGNKGALSAPVRKACREGLTYPNQLSAESVAYFSSLTSDEMFTSITAPTLIIQGTADTLFTLDEATRNFNLISSTGTPAKMLQFCGGHGLCNSTAGPDRITPAVLNWFAKYLQKAPVDTGAAFEFIDQAGVTRGAPGYPEAAGALTGSGKGSLLLSPAALSGAVVAAAVAPSALNVPVTAPAVSTSVFGAPQLTLTYRGSARQVNTHVYAQLIDKSRASLVLGNQVTPVPLVLDGREHTLTIPLEEVSYTATPSSRLVLQVTPATSVYALPRATALASFTATVAVPTVAAYPAVP; encoded by the coding sequence ATGAGGAAGCATGTAAGCATCGTGGCGGTTGCCGTGGGGCTGCTGGGGTCATCCCTGGCGGCAGCACCCGCCGCCCTCGCCGCACCGGCACCCGCAGCTGCACCCACTCCGGCGTCCCGGACCGACGTCGTCGTTACCAGCTTTGACGGCACCCCCATCCATACCAATTTCTTCCCGGCCACCGGCCTGGCGGCCGGCCAGCAGGCACCCACCGTGATGGTTGGCCCCGGCTTCGGCGTGCCGGGCGGCAGGATCCCCACCAGCACCACGAGCACGCTGATCGGCTCCATCGGCATCGCTCCGCTGCGGAACGCCGGTTACAACGTAGTGACCTGGGATCCGCGCGGCTTCGGCCTCAGCGGCGGTGAGGCCTACGTCAACAACCCCGCCTACGAGGGCCGGGATGGCGAGGCGCTCATCGACTTCATTGCCGCCCAGCCCGAAGCACGGCTGGACGCGCCGGGTGATCCGGTCCTGGGTATGGCAGGTGCATCGTACGGCGGCGGCATCCAGTTTGTGCTGGCCGCCCAAGACCAGCGGGTGGACGCCATTACCCCGACCATCGCCTGGAATGACCTGACGTCCAGCCTGTACAAGGCCGGCTCCTTCAAGACCGGCTGGGGCGCCCTGCTCTGCGCGGAAGGCACCGCCTTGGGCCAGCTCGGCTCGCTCGTCGGCAACAAGGGCGCTCTGTCCGCTCCGGTGCGCAAGGCCTGCCGCGAGGGCCTGACCTATCCGAACCAGCTCAGCGCCGAGTCGGTGGCCTACTTCAGCTCCCTGACCTCGGACGAAATGTTCACCTCCATCACCGCTCCCACACTGATCATCCAGGGCACCGCTGACACGCTGTTCACCCTCGACGAGGCCACGCGCAACTTCAACCTGATCAGCAGCACCGGCACCCCCGCCAAGATGCTGCAGTTCTGCGGCGGGCACGGCCTGTGCAACTCCACGGCCGGACCGGACCGGATCACGCCGGCGGTACTGAACTGGTTCGCGAAATACCTGCAGAAGGCACCCGTGGACACCGGCGCCGCCTTCGAATTCATCGACCAGGCCGGCGTGACGCGCGGCGCCCCGGGCTACCCCGAGGCGGCGGGCGCCCTCACCGGCTCCGGCAAGGGATCACTGTTGCTCTCCCCCGCCGCCCTCAGCGGCGCCGTCGTCGCCGCCGCGGTAGCGCCGTCGGCACTGAACGTACCGGTCACCGCACCGGCCGTCTCCACCTCGGTGTTTGGCGCCCCGCAACTGACCCTGACCTACCGGGGATCGGCCCGGCAGGTCAACACGCACGTCTATGCGCAGCTCATCGACAAGTCCCGGGCCTCGCTGGTGCTGGGCAACCAGGTCACTCCGGTGCCGCTGGTGCTGGACGGCCGGGAGCACACGCTGACCATCCCGCTGGAGGAGGTCTCCTACACAGCTACACCCTCGTCCAGGCTGGTGCTGCAGGTGACGCCGGCAACGTCCGTCTATGCGCTGCCCAGGGCGACGGCGCTGGCCAGCTTCACGGCAACGGTGGCCGTGCCCACTGTGGCCGCGTATCCGGCCGTTCCGTAA
- a CDS encoding BCCT family transporter yields the protein MTERPAAAEPNPDATLAAEPDTNPDQELLQQLRETEHAHEVARSTETPARLDKVIFGITGALAIAFILWGLLGRDSLATSSQTALDWIMENTGWMFVLLASFFVVYVLWLALGRFGNIPLGKDDEEPEFKTLSWISMMFAAGMGIGLMFYGVAEPLFHYVSPPPGTVDGQTPEALRTAMATSVFHWGLHPWAMYAIVGIAMAYGTYRLGRKQMISSAFTSLFGRARVDGPLGKVLNIFSIFATLFGTAASLGLGALQIGSGLESTGWIGTVGTPILVGIVAILTACFVASAMSGISKGIQWLSNINMGLALLLAVIVFIAGPTLFILNVIPSAIADYAGNMAEMASRTEAVGDASMREWLSSWTIFYWAWWLSWTPFVGMFIARISRGRTIRQFVTGVLLVPFVVTVLWLSIFGGAAIGTQQTAAPGEADALVASAGSDAALFELFALLPMPNLIAAAVGILAMVLVGIFFVTGADSASLVMASLSSNGSEKPARGVIIFWGVLTGAVAAVMLLAGGNDDPSAALAALQRITIVAALPFAIVMLLMTIALAKDLGRDPMALRRQLTKSVMERAIAAGVDEHGGSTFDLATQEHDTTAHDTTAHDVGTPAPVPASASRAVTGPRDTGSDADGGTSRPRG from the coding sequence ATGACCGAACGTCCCGCAGCTGCGGAGCCGAATCCCGACGCAACACTGGCAGCCGAACCGGACACCAACCCGGACCAGGAACTGCTGCAGCAGCTCCGGGAGACCGAACACGCACACGAGGTGGCCCGCAGCACCGAAACCCCGGCCAGGCTGGACAAGGTCATCTTCGGGATCACCGGCGCGCTGGCCATTGCCTTCATCCTCTGGGGCCTCTTGGGCCGTGATTCCCTGGCAACGTCCTCGCAGACGGCACTGGACTGGATCATGGAAAACACCGGCTGGATGTTCGTCCTGCTGGCATCCTTCTTCGTGGTCTACGTCCTGTGGCTCGCACTGGGCCGATTCGGCAACATTCCGCTCGGCAAGGACGACGAGGAACCGGAGTTCAAGACCCTGTCCTGGATTTCCATGATGTTCGCCGCCGGCATGGGCATCGGCCTGATGTTCTACGGCGTGGCCGAACCGCTCTTCCACTACGTCTCCCCGCCTCCGGGAACCGTGGACGGCCAGACCCCGGAAGCTCTGCGCACCGCCATGGCCACGTCGGTCTTCCACTGGGGCCTGCACCCCTGGGCCATGTACGCGATCGTCGGCATCGCCATGGCCTACGGCACCTACCGCCTGGGCCGCAAGCAGATGATCTCCTCGGCTTTCACCTCCCTGTTCGGCAGGGCACGCGTCGACGGCCCGCTGGGGAAGGTGCTGAATATCTTCTCGATCTTCGCCACCCTGTTCGGCACCGCTGCCTCGCTGGGACTGGGCGCGCTCCAAATCGGCAGCGGCCTGGAATCGACCGGTTGGATCGGCACCGTCGGCACCCCCATCCTGGTGGGCATCGTCGCGATCCTGACCGCCTGCTTCGTGGCCTCCGCCATGTCCGGCATCTCCAAGGGCATCCAGTGGCTCTCCAACATCAACATGGGCCTCGCGCTGCTCCTGGCGGTCATCGTCTTCATCGCCGGACCCACCCTGTTTATCCTCAACGTGATTCCCTCCGCGATTGCCGACTACGCCGGCAACATGGCTGAGATGGCCTCCCGCACGGAGGCCGTCGGTGACGCATCGATGCGGGAATGGCTTTCCAGCTGGACCATTTTCTACTGGGCCTGGTGGCTGTCCTGGACGCCCTTCGTCGGTATGTTCATCGCACGCATCAGCCGGGGCCGGACCATTCGCCAGTTCGTGACCGGAGTCCTGCTGGTTCCGTTCGTCGTCACCGTGCTGTGGCTCTCCATCTTCGGGGGCGCCGCCATCGGCACGCAGCAAACCGCCGCGCCAGGCGAGGCGGACGCCCTGGTGGCATCTGCAGGCTCGGACGCCGCCCTCTTTGAGCTCTTTGCCCTGCTGCCCATGCCGAACCTGATTGCCGCGGCCGTCGGTATCCTGGCCATGGTCCTGGTGGGAATCTTCTTCGTCACCGGAGCCGACTCCGCCTCCCTGGTCATGGCTTCGCTGAGCTCCAACGGCTCGGAAAAGCCGGCGCGCGGCGTCATCATCTTCTGGGGCGTGCTGACCGGCGCCGTGGCAGCGGTGATGCTCCTGGCCGGAGGAAACGACGATCCTTCAGCTGCCCTGGCAGCGCTGCAGCGCATCACCATCGTGGCAGCCCTGCCGTTCGCGATCGTAATGCTGCTGATGACCATAGCCCTGGCCAAGGACCTGGGGCGCGACCCGATGGCGCTGCGCCGCCAGCTGACCAAGTCGGTTATGGAGCGTGCCATTGCAGCAGGCGTGGACGAACACGGCGGTTCCACCTTCGACCTCGCCACGCAGGAACACGACACCACGGCGCACGACACCACGGCGCACGACGTCGGGACGCCGGCCCCCGTCCCGGCCTCCGCCTCCCGTGCCGTCACCGGACCCCGGGACACCGGCAGCGATGCCGATGGCGGCACGTCCCGCCCGCGCGGCTAG
- a CDS encoding aldo/keto reductase, producing MSIAPPLLRLRSGTLIPQLGLGTWPLDDDGAASAVETAVSLGYRHFDTAENYRNERGVGEGLRRSGLDRSEAFITTKFNKEWHSVDGVRQTAEASLQRLGTDYIDLLLIHWPNPGQDRYVEAFRGLRAVQDDGLVRAVGVSNFKPAHLQKLRGAGLVPEINQVQLDPYHPRRDVRRANAGLGIVTEAWSPLGRGGKLLSDPVIQGLAGKYGKTPAQIVLRWDIQSGVVTIPKSGNPARMAQNLDIFDIELEPADMAALDGLEGDEQISDSDVFGH from the coding sequence ATGAGCATCGCACCTCCCCTGCTGCGGCTGCGCAGCGGAACCCTCATCCCGCAGCTGGGGCTGGGCACCTGGCCCCTGGACGACGACGGCGCCGCCAGCGCCGTCGAGACCGCGGTCTCCCTGGGATACCGGCACTTCGACACCGCCGAAAACTACCGCAATGAACGCGGCGTCGGCGAAGGCCTGCGCCGCAGCGGCCTGGACCGGAGCGAAGCGTTCATCACCACGAAATTCAACAAGGAATGGCACAGCGTCGACGGCGTCCGGCAGACCGCGGAGGCGTCCCTGCAGCGCCTGGGCACTGACTACATCGACCTGCTGCTCATTCACTGGCCCAATCCGGGCCAGGACCGCTATGTGGAGGCTTTTCGCGGGTTGCGCGCGGTGCAGGACGACGGATTGGTGCGCGCCGTGGGAGTGTCCAATTTCAAGCCGGCCCATCTGCAGAAACTGCGCGGGGCCGGACTGGTTCCCGAGATCAACCAGGTCCAGCTCGATCCCTATCATCCGCGCCGGGACGTGCGGCGCGCCAACGCCGGCCTGGGCATCGTGACCGAAGCCTGGAGTCCGCTGGGCAGGGGCGGGAAGCTGCTCAGCGATCCCGTAATCCAGGGCCTCGCCGGCAAGTACGGCAAGACGCCGGCCCAGATCGTGCTGCGCTGGGACATCCAATCCGGAGTCGTCACCATCCCCAAGTCCGGGAATCCGGCACGGATGGCGCAGAACCTGGACATCTTCGATATCGAACTCGAGCCTGCGGACATGGCTGCCCTGGACGGACTGGAAGGCGACGAGCAGATTTCCGATTCGGATGTCTTCGGCCACTAA
- a CDS encoding VIT1/CCC1 transporter family protein — MNTHPAADRSDVPEPPSSADIKRWRQYLADERAEADTYRYLAERRDGEERDILLALAEAEGRHEAHWRALLGEQGIGRTKASLRNRLLGFLARRFGSVFVLALAQRAEGRSPYAQDPNATNAMAADEQIHEEVVRGLATRGRNRLSGNFRAAVFGANDGLVSNLALIMGIGATGVSSGFILFSGLAGLLAGALSMGAGEYVSVRSQRELLEASRPTQITLAAAKSLDIDANELVLVYRARGMSREAAEHRAAERMGLFTCDCDPSYSLNPEAAVEGVDEHESVGTGLGAAISSFCFFASGAVVPILPYLFGLTGLTAVVVSCVLVGLALLMTGGVVGLLSGASPLKRGLRQLGIGLGAAAATYLLGMLFGTTVA, encoded by the coding sequence GTGAACACCCACCCTGCAGCCGACCGGTCCGACGTTCCGGAGCCGCCGTCTTCGGCGGACATTAAGCGCTGGCGGCAGTATCTTGCCGACGAGCGCGCGGAGGCCGACACCTACCGTTACCTGGCCGAACGCCGGGACGGCGAGGAACGCGACATCCTGCTCGCCCTCGCCGAGGCGGAAGGGCGCCATGAAGCCCACTGGCGGGCCTTGCTCGGGGAGCAGGGCATCGGCAGGACCAAAGCCTCGCTGCGCAACCGGCTGCTCGGCTTCCTGGCCCGGCGCTTCGGCTCCGTCTTCGTCCTCGCCCTGGCCCAGCGCGCCGAAGGCCGCTCCCCCTACGCGCAGGACCCCAATGCGACCAATGCCATGGCTGCGGACGAGCAGATCCATGAGGAAGTTGTACGCGGACTGGCGACCCGGGGCAGGAATCGGCTCTCCGGGAACTTCCGCGCCGCAGTGTTCGGCGCGAACGACGGACTGGTCTCGAACCTGGCCCTGATCATGGGCATCGGTGCCACCGGCGTTTCCAGCGGCTTCATCCTATTCAGCGGCCTGGCCGGGCTGCTCGCCGGTGCACTGTCCATGGGCGCCGGGGAATACGTGTCTGTGCGCTCCCAGCGGGAGCTGTTGGAGGCGTCCCGTCCCACCCAGATCACCCTGGCGGCCGCGAAGTCCCTCGATATCGACGCCAATGAGCTGGTACTGGTCTACCGGGCCCGCGGGATGTCCCGGGAAGCGGCAGAACACCGTGCCGCCGAACGGATGGGACTGTTCACGTGTGACTGCGACCCGAGCTATTCACTGAACCCGGAAGCCGCCGTCGAGGGCGTCGATGAGCATGAATCGGTGGGCACCGGCCTGGGCGCCGCCATCTCCAGCTTCTGCTTCTTCGCCTCCGGCGCCGTCGTCCCGATCCTGCCGTACCTTTTCGGGCTCACCGGCCTGACCGCCGTCGTCGTCTCCTGCGTCCTGGTGGGGCTTGCGCTGCTGATGACCGGCGGCGTCGTCGGCCTGCTCTCCGGAGCCTCCCCCCTCAAGCGCGGGCTGCGCCAGCTGGGCATCGGGCTGGGCGCCGCGGCAGCGACCTACCTGCTGGGGATGCTGTTCGGAACGACCGTCGCCTAG
- a CDS encoding long-chain-fatty-acid--CoA ligase, protein MSTNAPTNPAEQPRPWTRHYGKGVPADPRLPDGSLVDLVEESIGKFGSKPALQFFGAVTDYQALGEQIRRAATGLKKLGVKKGDRVALVLPNCPQHIVAFYAVLRLGAVVVEHNPLYTDRELRHQFEDHGATVAVVWDKVADTLQALPADIPLHTIISVNLIDAMPLGNRLALKLPLPAVRRTRASLTVSRSPRKGLRAVLPWKKLLDNRPLRRRHPRPEASDLAVIQYTSGTTGLPKGVMLSHANLVANAAQGRAWVPGLRPGKETFYAVLPMFHAYGLTLCLTFAMSLGARLVLFPKFDPDLVLKAVKKTPPTFLPAVPPIYDRIVDGAKKQGVSLKGVRFAISGAMNLPTATVSAWEEATGGYLIEGYGLTETSPVAIGNPMGPTRKPGTVGVPFPLTDIRVVDPENPGIDRAQGEQGELLIRGPQVFQGYWNKPAETKAVLLDGGWFRTGDIVTVDEDHFVTIQDRIKELIITGGFNVSPSEVEEALKRHESVAEAAVVGIGKEGGGEDVVAAVVLKKDADFDAEDIRQYVRRELAAYKVPRRIVQIPDLPRSLIGKVMRRHVRDHIEGPAPATPAETAGVAGTADTATPHSKS, encoded by the coding sequence GTGAGTACTAACGCACCGACAAATCCGGCCGAGCAGCCCCGCCCCTGGACGCGCCACTATGGCAAGGGAGTGCCCGCAGATCCGCGTCTTCCCGATGGTTCCCTGGTGGACCTGGTGGAGGAATCCATTGGAAAGTTCGGGTCAAAACCTGCGCTCCAGTTCTTTGGAGCTGTCACCGATTATCAAGCTCTTGGCGAACAGATCCGCCGCGCCGCCACCGGCCTGAAAAAGCTGGGCGTGAAAAAGGGCGACCGGGTCGCGCTGGTGCTGCCGAACTGCCCGCAGCACATTGTCGCCTTCTATGCGGTCCTGCGGCTGGGCGCCGTCGTCGTCGAACACAACCCGCTGTACACGGACCGGGAACTGCGCCACCAGTTTGAGGACCACGGCGCTACCGTGGCCGTGGTGTGGGACAAGGTGGCTGACACGCTGCAGGCGCTGCCGGCGGACATCCCGCTGCACACCATCATCTCGGTGAACCTGATCGATGCGATGCCGCTGGGCAACCGCCTGGCGCTGAAGCTGCCGCTGCCCGCCGTCCGCAGGACCCGTGCCTCCCTGACCGTCTCACGGTCCCCGCGCAAGGGCCTGCGCGCTGTGCTCCCCTGGAAGAAGCTGCTCGACAACCGGCCGCTGCGGCGCCGGCACCCCCGGCCTGAGGCGTCGGACCTCGCCGTGATCCAGTACACCAGCGGGACCACCGGGCTGCCCAAGGGCGTCATGCTCAGCCACGCCAACCTGGTGGCCAACGCCGCGCAGGGACGCGCGTGGGTGCCCGGACTGCGCCCGGGCAAGGAAACCTTCTATGCCGTGCTGCCGATGTTTCATGCCTATGGCCTGACGCTGTGCCTGACCTTCGCGATGAGCCTGGGCGCACGGCTGGTGTTGTTCCCGAAATTCGATCCGGACCTGGTGCTCAAGGCCGTGAAGAAGACGCCGCCGACTTTCCTGCCTGCCGTGCCGCCGATTTATGACCGGATTGTGGACGGCGCCAAGAAGCAGGGCGTCTCGCTGAAGGGCGTGCGCTTTGCCATCTCGGGCGCCATGAACCTGCCCACCGCCACGGTGAGCGCCTGGGAGGAAGCCACCGGCGGTTACCTGATCGAGGGCTACGGGCTGACCGAAACCTCGCCGGTGGCCATCGGTAATCCGATGGGTCCCACCCGCAAGCCCGGAACGGTGGGTGTTCCGTTCCCGCTGACCGACATCCGGGTGGTGGATCCGGAGAACCCGGGCATCGACCGGGCACAGGGAGAGCAGGGTGAACTGCTGATCCGCGGCCCCCAGGTGTTCCAGGGGTACTGGAACAAGCCGGCCGAGACCAAAGCGGTACTGCTCGACGGCGGCTGGTTCCGTACCGGGGACATCGTGACCGTCGACGAGGACCACTTCGTCACGATCCAGGACCGGATCAAGGAACTGATCATCACCGGCGGCTTCAACGTCTCCCCGTCCGAGGTGGAGGAAGCGCTCAAGCGCCATGAGAGTGTCGCGGAGGCCGCCGTCGTCGGCATCGGGAAGGAAGGCGGCGGCGAAGACGTGGTGGCCGCGGTGGTCCTGAAAAAGGACGCGGACTTTGATGCCGAGGACATCCGCCAGTACGTCCGGCGGGAACTGGCCGCGTACAAGGTGCCCCGCCGGATTGTGCAGATTCCGGACCTGCCGCGCTCGCTGATCGGCAAGGTCATGCGCCGGCACGTACGCGACCATATTGAAGGACCCGCTCCGGCCACGCCGGCCGAGACCGCCGGGGTCGCCGGAACGGCTGACACCGCAACACCCCACAGCAAGTCCTAG
- a CDS encoding AI-2E family transporter, with protein sequence MPRTPTPQQGADSPQRYWSGTLGHAGQRSAQILLVLILAAVTVYGLLQITLVVIPVLLALILAAAIAPFVNWLRRKGWPSALATGVSFLLLLAAFGGLITGIIFAIRSEWSSLVDQAVEGFNELYRLLKDSPIPMDSDTIENARDAAIGFATSSTAGSGALAGIGAATNFVTGFLLMAVVLFYFLKDGDKIWAFFLRWFHGERLEKARLSGARAMEVLGGYVRGTAIVAAVDSICIGAALFILQVPLALPLSVIIFVGSFIPLVGATAAGVLAALIALVANGPLVALIVVIVIIAVNQLEGNFLQPVVMGRTLSIHALVILLALTAGTILAGIVGAILSVPIAAVSWAIIKVWTGEDDGDPDDVAELPESEDSEAADAASGAAGTRSGDAGAGEGKA encoded by the coding sequence ATGCCCCGAACACCGACTCCCCAGCAGGGCGCGGATTCCCCACAACGCTATTGGAGCGGGACACTGGGCCACGCCGGCCAGCGCTCGGCACAGATCCTGCTGGTGCTCATCCTGGCGGCGGTAACCGTCTACGGGCTGCTGCAGATCACCCTCGTGGTGATTCCGGTGCTGCTGGCGCTGATCCTGGCGGCGGCCATTGCCCCGTTTGTGAACTGGCTTCGGCGCAAGGGCTGGCCGAGTGCGCTGGCCACCGGGGTGTCCTTCCTGCTGCTGCTGGCAGCCTTCGGCGGACTGATCACCGGCATTATCTTCGCCATCCGCAGCGAGTGGAGCTCGCTGGTGGACCAGGCAGTGGAGGGCTTCAACGAGCTGTACCGCCTGCTTAAAGACAGCCCGATCCCGATGGACAGCGACACCATAGAGAACGCCCGCGACGCCGCCATTGGCTTTGCCACCAGCTCGACGGCCGGCAGCGGAGCCCTGGCGGGTATCGGGGCTGCCACGAACTTTGTCACCGGGTTCCTGCTGATGGCTGTTGTGCTGTTCTACTTCCTCAAGGACGGCGACAAGATCTGGGCGTTCTTCCTGCGCTGGTTCCACGGCGAGCGTCTGGAAAAGGCCCGCCTGTCCGGCGCCCGAGCCATGGAGGTGCTGGGCGGCTACGTGCGCGGAACCGCGATCGTTGCGGCCGTGGACTCGATCTGCATCGGGGCTGCCCTGTTCATCCTGCAGGTGCCGCTGGCCCTGCCGCTGTCCGTGATCATCTTTGTCGGTTCCTTCATTCCCCTCGTTGGCGCCACGGCCGCCGGGGTTCTGGCGGCCCTGATCGCCCTGGTGGCAAACGGCCCGCTGGTGGCCCTGATCGTGGTGATCGTGATCATCGCCGTCAACCAGCTGGAAGGGAACTTCCTGCAGCCGGTGGTGATGGGCCGCACGCTGAGCATCCACGCCCTGGTCATCCTGCTGGCGCTGACCGCCGGCACCATCCTGGCCGGCATCGTCGGGGCCATCCTCTCGGTGCCGATTGCCGCCGTCTCGTGGGCGATCATCAAGGTCTGGACCGGTGAGGACGACGGCGACCCCGACGACGTCGCCGAGCTCCCTGAATCCGAGGACTCCGAGGCCGCTGACGCCGCCTCCGGGGCCGCCGGGACTCGCAGCGGGGACGCCGGGGCGGGCGAGGGGAAGGCCTAA
- a CDS encoding helix-turn-helix domain-containing protein: MKALPVEPSNSPVAIGPRIRLARQARRMTIEQVADATGLTKGFLSRVERDLTSPSVASLLTLCQVLSISIGDLFTAPDTQLIRWVDAPAINLGGNGITERLATPRTERRVQQIRAVIAPHGSGEAELYSVDCDVEVLHVAQGSFVLIFDGETMELTEGDTVTFPGQEPHSWRNPGDAEAVVLWTLVSPAAS, encoded by the coding sequence ATGAAGGCCTTGCCTGTAGAGCCCTCGAACTCGCCGGTTGCCATCGGCCCGAGGATCCGGCTGGCACGTCAGGCCCGCCGGATGACCATTGAGCAGGTGGCTGATGCCACCGGGCTCACCAAGGGGTTCCTCAGCCGGGTGGAGCGGGACCTGACCTCGCCCTCGGTCGCATCCCTGCTCACTCTGTGCCAGGTGCTCTCGATCTCCATTGGTGATCTGTTTACTGCCCCGGATACCCAGCTGATCCGCTGGGTCGATGCCCCCGCCATCAATCTGGGCGGCAATGGAATCACCGAGCGGCTGGCCACGCCGCGGACCGAGCGTCGCGTGCAGCAGATCCGGGCAGTGATCGCCCCGCACGGCTCGGGTGAGGCGGAGCTTTACTCAGTGGACTGCGACGTCGAGGTGCTGCATGTGGCCCAGGGCAGCTTTGTGCTGATTTTCGACGGCGAAACCATGGAACTAACCGAGGGCGACACCGTGACATTCCCCGGCCAGGAGCCGCACTCGTGGCGCAACCCCGGCGACGCCGAGGCAGTGGTGCTCTGGACGCTGGTCAGTCCCGCGGCCAGCTGA